From a region of the Podospora pseudopauciseta strain CBS 411.78 chromosome 7 map unlocalized CBS411.78m_7, whole genome shotgun sequence genome:
- a CDS encoding uncharacterized protein (EggNog:ENOG503P8MU) — protein MCLSKVYYNSYSDGQQDVTEKTYACRDGRRCANPEVRKYDRKFPFTKLGEAQPESQRSISERKPTPYFESRGSKSPSPSGRDSRRDSGIYMGGGSSSKSSKHYDPYDPYSSGPYRSSSSSRARGDPRDYYGGRSRSNSIPQIIYMDGRDGYKESGKRSRSSSRDYSRDIPLGPVHLADEYGRRSSRSRSRDSTDLSSKYYSTSGRGRGDAMSGYMFIDDQDERRRQRRERRLSTSSAMDEYDPSRYVPRSSRRASTTGGTVVHNGDGTSLYTSSSAPTGLSSSKSGSGHVRWEDEVRAKRNRQNAEIANRPVLGSDGEPKSILKKKGDVKGKGRESDEDLYDLRRAVEGMGLPSRGRRSSSGRDLMDEYPSSRYDDGLGARKSRGKSGYSDDRYRYF, from the coding sequence ATGTGCCTCTCCAAGGTCTACTACAACTCCTACTCGGACGGCCAGCAGGACGTCACCGAAAAGACGTATGCCTGCCGCGATGGCAGACGCTGCGCCAACCCCGAAGTCCGCAAATACGACCGCAAATTCCCCTTCACCAAGCTAGGGGAAGCCCAGCCCGAGTCCCAGCGCAGCATCTCTGAACGCAAGCCCACCCCCTACTTTGAGTCTCGCGGTTCCAagtccccttccccatcggGCAGAGACAGCAGACGGGACTCTGGCATCTACATGGGCGGCGGCTCCTCTTCCAAGTCCAGCAAGCACTACGACCCTTACGACCCTTACTCCTCCGGACCCTATcgttcctcctcttcttcccggGCCCGTGGTGACCCGAGGGACTACTATGGTgggaggtcaaggtcaaACTCGATCCCGCAGATCATCTACATGGACGGCCGGGACGGCTACAAAGAAAGCGGCAAGCGGTCGAGATCCAGCAGCAGGGATTACTCGAGGGATATCCCCCTCGGTCCCGTCCACTTGGCCGACGAGTACGGTCGCCGTTCCTCCCGGTCTCGCTCCCGAGACTCGACCGACTTGAGCTCCAAATACTACAGCACCAGCggcaggggaagaggggatGCCATGTCGGGGTACATGTTCATTGACGATCAAGACGAGAGGCGGAGACAGAGGAGAGAAAGGCGGCTGTCGACCTCGAGCGCGATGGATGAGTACGACCCCAGTCGGTACGTGCCCCGCTCTTCGCGACGGGCTTCGACGACTGGGGGAACTGTGGTCCACAATGGGGATGGCACCAGCCTTTACACTTCGTCATCGGCACCCACCGGTCTTTCTTCGAGCAAGTCTGGGTCGGGACATGTCAggtgggaggatgaggtccGCGCCAAGAGGAACAGGCAGAACGCCGAGATTGCCAACCGGCCGGTGTTAGGCTCGGACGGCGAGCCGAAGAGCAttctcaagaagaagggcgatgtgaagggcaaggggagggagagtgATGAGGATCTGTATGACTTGAGGAGGGCagtggaggggatggggttgccgagcagagggaggaggtcgtcGTCGGGGAGGGACTTGATGGATGAGTATCCGTCTAGCAggtatgatgatgggttgggggcgAGGAAGAGCAGGGGGAAGAGCGGGTATTCGGATGATCGGTATCGGTATTTCTGA